The following DNA comes from Candidatus Culexarchaeum yellowstonense.
TGTAAATTACGTTTATAGGGTGGGTATACATGCACTCAACATAATCATGGCCTTGGCAGCTTCACACTTAATCCCAACATGGAGTCTTGGATACATGATATCTTGGGCTATAGGTGGAAGTGTAGCTGTAACTGTGGGTTTGATGGATCAAATTGAAGTGGCATTATACGTGATTGTGGTAATCATATTAGTTTATAGGATGTTGAGGGGAGGATGATGCATATTGAAGGGCATGTATGAGTGTATGTGTATCCTTAAGTCCAAAGCCTGTTATGGGGAGTAGCACAGCATCGTCACCACTAATGACGCCTAAACTTATTAGCCTCTTTAGGGCTGGGTAGACTGTGGCTGATGTTGGCTCACAGAATATCCCCTCAACCCTCGATAACGCAATGTATCCATCCAGAATTTCTTGGTCGTTAACTTTAACTGCCACTCCCCCAACTTTGCGTAAAGCCTTTAGGATCATGTCCCCCTTCGGTGGATTTGCAACTCTAAGTCCACCTGCAATTGTCTCCCCCTCCACCACCGGCTCCACATGTTCAGCTCCCCTCTCAAAGGCATTTGCTATTGGTGCGCAAGCTTCAGGTTGAACTATATGAAGTTTTGGAAGGCCCCTGATCACATCGGCTTTCAATGCATCCATGAATCCAAGGTATGCTCCAAGCATTAAGCTGCCTCCACCCACTGGGAATATTATGTGTTCTGGAATTCTATTGCCAAGCTGTTCTATTACTTCGAAGGCGAAGCTTCTAAAGCCATCGAGGAAGTATGGACTCCAATTGTGGGAGGCATAGTAGAATAGTCCCTTAGAGTAGTCTCTGAGTATGGCTTTCGAAGTTTCACCCCTATCTCCAGGAACCTTAACAACCCTTGCACCATACATGGATATCTGTGCAATCTTATCCATTGGCGTATGTTGGGGGACGTATATTGTGCATTCCAATCCAGCTTTAGCTGAGTATGCAGCTATGGATGCCCCAGCATTCCCTGAAGAGTCATCTGCAATCCTCCTTACGCCAAGCCATTTAAGCATTGAAATCATTAAGCTACTCCCCCTATCCTTAAGGGAGCCTGTTGGATTCATGTATTCAAGTTTCAAGTAAACCCTCTTAACCCCAAGCCTCCTAGCAATTCCAGTAGCCTCAACTATTGGCGTTCCACCCTCACCCAAACTCACAATAGACTCGTCTGGAATTCTGGGGAATAGCCTCCTATAACGCCACAAGCCAGAACCATAAAGACTCTTAAACCCCTCCAAGATATGGTTTTCCGCGTATTCGAGGATTAATGGGGAACCGCATACTCCACATTTAAGGGCAGTTAAATCTTCAACAACCCCTCCACAACCAAGACACTTCAAACTAAAACCAATATCAGCCAATCCAGAAACACCAAACATAATCTATCATAATTTAGAATTTAAGGGTTGAGCTTTGAACCGCTTAGGCTGGAGCTCTTCTCCAAAACCCTCCTCTCAACAATGCCATTCTCCCTCATATACTTCTTAAGCCTCCTAAGGTAATGCTCATAACTCATCTTAATCCCACGGTCAGTTACAAGCCACCTCCAAACAGCCCTCTTAGTCCAACCCTGCTCAATCCTCCTCACAATCTCCCTCATGGGAAGCTGAACTTCAGGCCTCCCCTTACGCTTCCCAGCCTCCCAAGCGGCAATCTGTCTCTCCCTAATACGCCTACGCTCAAACTCAGCCACCCAACTCAAAATGCTAAGGATTAGTTTGCGGATATTCAAGTCTAGGGTTTGAAGCCACTCCTCCCTAACACTTAAAACCTTAACCCCCCTCTCCTCCAAACCAAGAATAGTATCCACAGTATCCCTCATATCACGCCCAATACGGTCCACAGCAAAAACTATGACTGCATCGGGCTTAAGCTGATCAAGTTCACTAAGCAATTGACTGGCAGCAGGCCTATCACGGAAAGGCTTACCACCACTAACCCCCCTATCAATATAAACCTTCAAAACCCTAACACCAAGCCTAGATGCAAACCCCTCCACAGCCCTCAACTGAACATCCTCATCCTGCTCCCTAGTACTAACACGAACATAAACCACAGCACTAAAAACACTAGACATCAAAAAACACTATAACACAAGAGCATATAACAATTTCCAATAAGAATGCGAAAAACGAAAAATATATATATATCCAATAAATTTCCTCTACAGTATACTAAACCTCAATTGGAGGTGAAACATAAATGGATGATACTAGAAGAGCAGTAGTATTGGCTTTGGCGGCAACCATAATACTAAGCATAGCCTTCTCAAGCGTCTTCGTCTACTACCCAATAACAGCACAAATCAGCCCAGTAGAAACACCGGTAAAACTAGGGTATGGAAGCAATGCTGGGAGACCTGATCTTAGCAACACAATATCTGTGACTATAGGTTCTAACAATGCAAGTGCTACAATAACTATACACCCAACATACCAAGTATCATACTATAGAAATATAACCATAATAAAAAATACTGACAGCAAAGCCTATAAGGTGATGTTAAATGTGAGTAGTACTATGAATGGTTTGCCTGCGAATTCAAAAGCAAAACTATACGTGTTCGCTAAAGGACATGCTAGAGGTTTTAGTGGATGGCCAATAGAAAATCTTGAACCAGCATTAGGCAATTATATCACATCCTTGGATCTGACAACGACAAGCACTACATCAGAATTCGACTTGACTGCTGGTGCTATCGTGGAGATAGATATCTTGATATACATACCAGAAGGTACTTCACCACCCAGCTCAGCAACAGCAAATATATACTTGAGGTACACGCCGAGTTAGGTGTAGCTTTCCATAACCCTTAACATCCCCAAATTTTTTAATTGTTGGTTGATGCATCTTCATTATTGTTGGGTGGTGTGGATGGATGTGGATGCATTAAGAATGTGCTTCCCGGTTATGCTGGTAGCTTCATTAATATTTGTTTTCAATTGTGCATATGCATCTGTCTTGGTTTATTCGCCTATATCCACATCCATCTCCCCAGCATCTCCACCCATAATCCTCATTGATGGGGATTACAAATTAACATTCACTGGGATTAGTAGGAGTGGTAGGGGGGCTTCTGTATACACTGATTTTGAGACTTACCCAATTTCAGGCTGGGCTAGCAGTGGGGGTTCTTGGAGTCTCGCCAGTGGCGGCGGGTATAAGGGGAATGCTTTAAGTGGAAGTGATATTGATGATGGAGGTTTAGGGGGAACCGCGGAATACTATTATAATTCACCATTAAGTTATACTTCAGCATGGGTTTCAGTTAAAGTAAAACTTGTTAGCGGAAACTCATACTATGGAATCATATTAATGAATTCTGGAAAGAATAGAGCGTACACTGTGGATATATTTGTTCCGTCAAGTGGCACTCGTAGATTGGATGTTTGGAGTTATAATGTGGAAACTTTGGGTGGTTGGTCTCGTCTTGCGTATGTAAATTTGCCTGGAAGCTTTAATCCAAGTGGATGGTATGTTATAGTTGTAAATTATGCTGTTACTGGTAGTGCAGTTAACATTTATGTGTGGCTTTATGATTTGAGTGGGAGTCTAGTGGCATATTTAAGTGCCAGTAGCACTAGCGCTAGGAGGTTTACACCAGCATACATTGGTGTTGATGTTGATTGGACAACTAGTGTTGGGGGGAGTAGGGGGACTGTTTATTTCGATGATTTCATAATATCCACCAGTGATCCTAGGAGTGTGGTTTTTAATGGTCTTCCAGGATCTGGATATACTGTTGCAATTATTGATAGTTTTGGTGGTTTAGTGAATGAAACTGCTTCTACGGGTTCTTCCCTAACATTGGGTGTTGTAAGTGATGTTGTGGTGGGTACTGGTTCTGATGGGAAGGTGATGGTTTCATTTCCAAATGGTTTCACAGGCTTAAACTACACTGTACCCTCATCTGATGCTATACTTGGCGGGGACACTTATACCTTAACATATTCTTCCATAACGTGTAGTTTTGGTTCCAATAGAACTTCTGCCAGTGTCTCGATGAGTCTTTCTAGTTCCAGCCTATTTTTGAGTGGTGCAGTCCCCATTAAGGTTAGTAATCTGGATTCCAGGAGTTATTATTTGAGGCTTATTATGGATTCTTCATCAGTAATCCCCTCAACGCTTAATGTTAATGTTACCCTCGCCATATCCCCCTCAAACATGGCTTCCCCAATTAGGGTGTCTTCTGGAAGTATACTTAATAGCGCCACTGGCTGGCTCACCATATCTGCTGGCTCAATTGTATATGTTTATGTCACTGGATACTTTTCTTCCAGTGGGGGGAGTGCAACGATGAAATTGTATTTGGAGTATTCCACGCTTCCAAATGGGCAGGGGGTTAACGTATACTACCCAATAACTGTTAATTTAGGGTCTTAGCCATGAAGCTTTCCAGGGAATTACCATATTTGGCTTTAGCATTGATGACTTTGATTATTGCTTCAAGGTTTCTCCCAATCCCCTTTGGAATTTTCACTGTGGCTTCAGGCTCCATGCTTCCCACGATAAGGGTTTTGGATATGGTTGTGGTTTTTGGTAGAGATATACATGTTGGGGATATTGTTGCTTGGGCCGCTAACCCAACGTACTGCGTTATACATAGGGTTGTCAATGTTACGGATAGGTATGTGATAACTAAGGGGGATGCCAATCCAGTTCCAGATCCACCAATGCCATTGGAGGCTGTTAAAGGTAGAGTTGTAATGATAATTCCAAGGGAGCTTTGGATATCTGTTTTAGCAGTCTCATTGATATATTTTGCTTACACCAGTAGGAGGATTATACATTTATCGAGGAATGCAATGATCTATATGCCCATACTCGTATACGTTTTGATAGTTTCATTCAGCATATTCACATTTGCAGCTCAAACAAGCATCCCCCTAATATTGAAGCAGCCAATAATGCACTTATCCAGATATGGGATTATTGATTTGAATGGGACTTGCACTTTAACCATAAAATATTATTGTGAGGGGCTTACGCTACTAAATGTTTCAAGTGTGGAGCTTTATGGGACGCCAATTCAAAGGTATGGTTATAATGCGAACACCCTCCTAATTGAGATTCCATGGGATTACGCCCTCTTCGCAGCCTCCACGGGGGCTAGGTTGGACGTCACTGTGAAAGCATATTTAACTCGGGAGGGGTTTCTGGTGGGCTCATATAGTGTGCCCATAACACTGCAAAAACCAGTATTCAAGGTGGAGAATGGAAGTCTAATAATATATAATCCAAACATCTTCCCCCTCAAATTCAATATAACATGGATTTATGCGAATTTCGGGGAGCCTTGGAAGTATAATTCCACCACAGCAATAATTGTTATGGGGGTTGGAAGGTTTGATCCGCCGAAAGCTCAATACATCTACGTGGATGTGCGGTATATGTGGCTTGGAGCAACATTCTATGAGAGGTTGAGGGTGAAATGAAGCCGCTGACAGCCTTGAGAATATTATTGGTGGCTTTATCTGTAATTGAAATATCCATGGAGGTATTAGCCCTCACCACACCCATAACTGTGTTTTCAGGGGGGATTAGGGGGTATGTATCCCTCACAAGACACGAAATATACTATCTAGGGGAGAAGATTCCAAGTGGAGTATTGGATTACGTGAATACAATTGCACTGGTATCATCAATTGCCATAGCGCTACAAATACTGGCAACTTTACTCATAGCTAGAGGACTACCATTAATACTATCCTTCGCCTTCACACTACCATCCATACCATTCCAAGCCATTCTAAGAGGATTAACATACCTAGCTAAAATAGAGATATCAACATTAACATTTTCAACAGAAATACAAACCACAGCTGGAAAAATAACCTTCCCCCCACTAACTGTAAGGTGGGGATACATGGAAACCATCATGATGCTACAAATAATAATTGCAATCCCCCTACTAGCACTATTAGTTACGGGAATATTGATGGAAGCAAAATCAAAATAAATAAATTTAAGCATTAACCTCACATTTCATGTTTGTTTATCTTAGAGTCTCCTTTTGTCCAGTGGTGATGTAGATTATTGATTCGCATATGTATGCTGCGTGGTCTGCTATTCTCTCTAGGTATCTTATTATTAATACGCTTGAGATTGCGCATTTCCTTGTGGTTTCGCTTTCAATTAGTTTGTCTAGGAATTCGAGTTGCATTTTGTCCACTTCATCTTCCTTTGTGGATATATTTCTGGCTAGTTGAGGGTCATTGTTTTTGAGGGCTTCCATGCTTAATTTAATCATTTCCAAAACTTTTTCGCCTGTTTCTCTGATGTATGTTTTTATCCATTCTTCGCAGTCTCTCAGTCCTCCCAGCCTCTTGTTTGTGAAGGATATGTCTAGGGCGTATCTGCCGAATCTTGTTAGGTCGTAGGCTATTTTCATGTAGGATTTTATTCTCCTCAAGTCTGAGGCTACTGGTTGATATCTCACTATGAGTTCGAAGGCTCTATCCTCCACGTATTCAGTCATGATTAGGAGGTTGTTTGATATTTCGCGGATTTCATTGTATGCCTCCCTCCCCTCTAGGCATTCTAGGAGGGATTTTGAAACTGCATTGTAGGCCATTTCCCCCATCCTGTTTAGGGTTGATGAGAGTCCTTCAAGACTTGCATCAATGATTCTGCTCATCCCAATTCACCTCAACCAAACTTTCCAGTTATGTATCTCTCCGTTAATTCGTTTTGGGGGTTCTCGAATACTTGTCTTGTTGGGCCGTACTCTATTAGTTCGCCGAAGTAGAGGAAGGCTGTGAAGTCTGAGACTCTTGCTGCTTGTTGCACGTTGTGTGTTACGATGATTATCGTGTAATCCTCAGCCAGCTTCCTTATCAGCTCTTCTATTTTAGCTGTTGATATTGGGTCTAGGGCTGAGCATGGTTCATCCATTAGGAGGACTTCAGGTTCAACGGCTAATGCGCGTGCTATGCAAAGTCTCTGTTGCTGTCCACCGGATAAGCTTGCTCCAGACTTGTGTAGTTCATCTTTAACTTCATCCCATAGGTTGGCTAGCTCTAAGCTTCTCTTTACAGCAGCATCTAGAACACTCTTATCCCTAATGCCACTCAACTTCAATCCTATTGCTACATTGTCGTATATGGACATCATTGGGAATGGGTTTGGCTTCTGGAAGACCATGCCTATCTTCCTCCTCACCATAACTGGGTCAACACTCTTATCATAGATGTCTACCCCATTAAATATAACCTTTCCAGAAACCCTTGCCCCCGGGGTTAATTCATGCATCCTGTTGAGGCATCTGAGGAATGTGGTTTTACCACATCCAGATGGACCCATTATGGCCGTTACAGTGTTCTCCTCAATTTTCATGTTGATATTCTTCAGTACATGTTTGGATCCAAACCATGCATTCAAATTTTGGATATCAAATTTAACCACCATAATACCACCCCTTTATGAGCAGAGTCCTTGCAGCTACACTTATTATTAAAATCATTAAGATAAGTATTAGTGCGGATCCCCAGGCTAGGGTTACCCAGTTTTTGAATGGGGACATGGCGAATATGAAGACGTTTAGAGCTAGGTTTGCCACTGGACGGTTTAACCCTGAGAACCACCATCTCCAAAATCCCATGGTTACAAGTACTGGGGCTGATTCCCCTGCAATTCTTGCAATGGAGAGCATTATTCCAGTGACTATAGTCTTTTTTGCGCTGCTAAGAACAATTGTCATTGTAACTTTCCATCTTGGTATTCCAAGGGCTATTGCTGCTTCACGTATACTCATGGGTACAAGTTTCAATGCTTCCTCAGTTGTCCTTGTAACTATGGGGATCATGATAACAGCCAATGCGAAGGCTGCTGCAGTTACTGAGAATCCAATGGAACGTGTAATTAGGGTGTAGGCGAAAACTCCGATGACAATTGATGGGATTCCATTTAAAACGTCGTGGAGGAATCTGATGGCCATGGAAAGCTTGGATTCACTGTACTCGCTTAGGAATATTCCTGACATCAATCCTATGGGGACACCCATGAGGGATGCTAAACCAATGGTTATCAGTGTCCCCTGTATGGCGTTTGCAACTCCTCCCCCAACCTCGCCAACTGTGGGTGTGGGTTTAATGAAGAAATCCATGTTTATTGTGGAAGCCCCCCTCACGAAAACTTCGTATAGTATGCTGAATAGTGGGATTAATGCTGATATGAGGGCTAGGTATATGAGGATCCTCATGAAGTAATCCTTAACAAACCTAAACCTATGATAATCCATAACCTACTCCCTCGCAATCCCCCTCACTAGTCTAAGGGTTCTCCAAACAATCAGTCTAGCGAGGATATTGACTATTAGCGTTATGATTAGTAGGAGTAGTCCAACATTTATTAATGCGCTTACGTAGAGGTCGTAGGTTGCCTCTAAAAGTTCATTGGCTATTATTGAAGCCATGGTGTACCATGCATCGAAAAGTGAGGATGGCCAAACTTGGAATTTA
Coding sequences within:
- the thrC gene encoding threonine synthase, coding for MFGVSGLADIGFSLKCLGCGGVVEDLTALKCGVCGSPLILEYAENHILEGFKSLYGSGLWRYRRLFPRIPDESIVSLGEGGTPIVEATGIARRLGVKRVYLKLEYMNPTGSLKDRGSSLMISMLKWLGVRRIADDSSGNAGASIAAYSAKAGLECTIYVPQHTPMDKIAQISMYGARVVKVPGDRGETSKAILRDYSKGLFYYASHNWSPYFLDGFRSFAFEVIEQLGNRIPEHIIFPVGGGSLMLGAYLGFMDALKADVIRGLPKLHIVQPEACAPIANAFERGAEHVEPVVEGETIAGGLRVANPPKGDMILKALRKVGGVAVKVNDQEILDGYIALSRVEGIFCEPTSATVYPALKRLISLGVISGDDAVLLPITGFGLKDTHTLIHALQYASSSPQHPIN
- a CDS encoding recombinase family protein, which codes for MSSVFSAVVYVRVSTREQDEDVQLRAVEGFASRLGVRVLKVYIDRGVSGGKPFRDRPAASQLLSELDQLKPDAVIVFAVDRIGRDMRDTVDTILGLEERGVKVLSVREEWLQTLDLNIRKLILSILSWVAEFERRRIRERQIAAWEAGKRKGRPEVQLPMREIVRRIEQGWTKRAVWRWLVTDRGIKMSYEHYLRRLKKYMRENGIVERRVLEKSSSLSGSKLNP
- a CDS encoding signal peptidase I codes for the protein MKLSRELPYLALALMTLIIASRFLPIPFGIFTVASGSMLPTIRVLDMVVVFGRDIHVGDIVAWAANPTYCVIHRVVNVTDRYVITKGDANPVPDPPMPLEAVKGRVVMIIPRELWISVLAVSLIYFAYTSRRIIHLSRNAMIYMPILVYVLIVSFSIFTFAAQTSIPLILKQPIMHLSRYGIIDLNGTCTLTIKYYCEGLTLLNVSSVELYGTPIQRYGYNANTLLIEIPWDYALFAASTGARLDVTVKAYLTREGFLVGSYSVPITLQKPVFKVENGSLIIYNPNIFPLKFNITWIYANFGEPWKYNSTTAIIVMGVGRFDPPKAQYIYVDVRYMWLGATFYERLRVK
- the pstA gene encoding phosphate ABC transporter permease PstA — encoded protein: MDYHRFRFVKDYFMRILIYLALISALIPLFSILYEVFVRGASTINMDFFIKPTPTVGEVGGGVANAIQGTLITIGLASLMGVPIGLMSGIFLSEYSESKLSMAIRFLHDVLNGIPSIVIGVFAYTLITRSIGFSVTAAAFALAVIMIPIVTRTTEEALKLVPMSIREAAIALGIPRWKVTMTIVLSSAKKTIVTGIMLSIARIAGESAPVLVTMGFWRWWFSGLNRPVANLALNVFIFAMSPFKNWVTLAWGSALILILMILIISVAARTLLIKGWYYGG
- the pstB gene encoding phosphate ABC transporter ATP-binding protein PstB, whose protein sequence is MVVKFDIQNLNAWFGSKHVLKNINMKIEENTVTAIMGPSGCGKTTFLRCLNRMHELTPGARVSGKVIFNGVDIYDKSVDPVMVRRKIGMVFQKPNPFPMMSIYDNVAIGLKLSGIRDKSVLDAAVKRSLELANLWDEVKDELHKSGASLSGGQQQRLCIARALAVEPEVLLMDEPCSALDPISTAKIEELIRKLAEDYTIIIVTHNVQQAARVSDFTAFLYFGELIEYGPTRQVFENPQNELTERYITGKFG
- the phoU gene encoding phosphate signaling complex protein PhoU, whose amino-acid sequence is MSRIIDASLEGLSSTLNRMGEMAYNAVSKSLLECLEGREAYNEIREISNNLLIMTEYVEDRAFELIVRYQPVASDLRRIKSYMKIAYDLTRFGRYALDISFTNKRLGGLRDCEEWIKTYIRETGEKVLEMIKLSMEALKNNDPQLARNISTKEDEVDKMQLEFLDKLIESETTRKCAISSVLIIRYLERIADHAAYICESIIYITTGQKETLR